A stretch of Mesorhizobium sp. M2A.F.Ca.ET.046.03.2.1 DNA encodes these proteins:
- a CDS encoding ABC transporter permease produces MTMRVDLPEETLAGVLAKAFGNRSFLIGLVITLLIVAVALVSFVWTPYDVTRLVIADKTQAPSWAHWFGTDHFGRDILSMVMVGARNSIAVALVAVGIGMGIGLPLGALAAARGGLADEALMRVNDVVFAFPALLSAIMITAIFGPGAVNAIIAIGIFNIPVFARVARAGALAIWPREFILAARAAGKGMTHITIEHILPNIATLLLVQGTIQFALGILAEAGLSYVGLGAQPPMPSWGRMLFDAQTRMVTAPWMAIFPGMAIVITVLGLNLLGDGIADILDPKSRRRR; encoded by the coding sequence ATGACCATGCGCGTCGACCTCCCCGAGGAAACCCTTGCCGGCGTGCTAGCCAAGGCCTTCGGCAACCGCTCTTTCCTGATCGGTCTGGTCATCACGCTGCTGATCGTGGCTGTCGCGCTCGTCTCCTTCGTCTGGACGCCTTACGACGTCACCAGGCTGGTGATTGCCGACAAGACGCAGGCGCCCTCTTGGGCCCACTGGTTCGGCACCGACCATTTCGGTCGCGACATCCTGTCGATGGTCATGGTCGGCGCCCGCAATTCGATCGCGGTCGCGCTGGTCGCAGTCGGCATCGGCATGGGCATCGGCCTGCCGCTCGGCGCTCTGGCCGCCGCGCGGGGCGGATTGGCCGACGAGGCGCTGATGCGCGTCAACGACGTCGTCTTCGCCTTCCCTGCCCTGCTTTCGGCGATCATGATCACCGCGATCTTCGGCCCCGGCGCCGTCAACGCCATCATCGCCATCGGCATCTTCAACATACCTGTCTTCGCGCGCGTCGCCCGGGCCGGCGCGCTGGCGATCTGGCCGCGCGAATTCATCCTCGCCGCGCGCGCCGCCGGCAAGGGCATGACGCACATCACCATCGAGCACATCCTGCCCAACATCGCGACGCTGCTGCTCGTCCAGGGCACCATCCAGTTCGCGCTCGGCATCCTCGCCGAAGCCGGGCTTTCCTATGTCGGCCTCGGCGCCCAACCGCCGATGCCGAGCTGGGGCCGCATGCTGTTCGACGCGCAGACGCGCATGGTGACCGCGCCCTGGATGGCGATCTTTCCCGGCATGGCGATCGTCATCACCGTGCTTGGGCTGAACCTGCTCGGCGACGGCATCGCCGACATCCTCGATCCGAAATCGCGGCGGCGCCGATGA
- a CDS encoding dipeptide ABC transporter ATP-binding protein — protein MSLLEIENLSLTIGATPILKGVELTVAPGEVVGLVGESGSGKSMTALTIMQLLPHLARAEGRVTFDGIDILRATEDQMCALRGDDIGMVFQEPMTSLNPVKTIGEQVAEGIRWHAKASRAEAEDRARKILDRVGLPEAKFPLSRYPHELSGGQRQRVVIAIACALKPKLLIADEPTTALDVVLQAQILDLLRDLVRENRMGLLLISHDLAVVTEMADRLTILRHGEVTEAGDTARTLSEQQHPYTRELALASMHLPARPKPHLAGSAKPLLEVEGVGRDYPGRRKSLLRPAQPIRAVDDVSLTIEPAQSVALVGRSGCGKSTLARMILALDKPTAGTIRFRGEAITGKAEAELKPARRDMQVVFQDPYGSFDPRQKVEKLVAEPLHLLEKQPTQAERREMVAHALDEVGLGPRDMDKYPHEFSGGQRQRLSIARAIITRPKLVVADEPVSALDVSIRAQILDLFAELNQKLGIAYLFITHDLTVARAMADEVLVMHEGRIVERGKTADVLDHPSSEAARALVAAAPDLHRAIARRMQEQG, from the coding sequence ATGAGCCTGCTCGAGATCGAGAACCTATCGCTTACGATCGGCGCCACGCCGATCCTCAAAGGCGTCGAGCTGACGGTCGCGCCCGGCGAAGTCGTCGGCCTTGTCGGCGAATCCGGCTCCGGCAAGTCGATGACGGCGCTGACAATCATGCAGCTCCTCCCTCATCTGGCGCGCGCCGAGGGTCGCGTGACCTTCGACGGCATCGACATCCTCCGCGCCACCGAAGACCAGATGTGCGCCTTGCGCGGCGACGATATCGGCATGGTCTTCCAGGAGCCGATGACGTCGCTCAATCCTGTCAAGACGATCGGCGAACAGGTCGCCGAAGGCATCCGCTGGCACGCCAAGGCGAGCCGCGCCGAGGCCGAGGACCGCGCGCGAAAAATCCTGGACCGCGTCGGGCTGCCGGAGGCCAAATTCCCGCTGTCGCGTTATCCGCACGAACTGTCCGGCGGCCAGCGGCAGCGCGTCGTCATCGCCATTGCCTGCGCGCTGAAGCCGAAGCTGCTGATCGCCGACGAGCCGACGACGGCGCTCGACGTCGTCCTGCAGGCGCAGATCCTCGACCTGTTGCGCGATCTGGTCCGCGAGAACCGCATGGGCCTGCTGCTGATCTCGCACGACCTCGCGGTGGTGACCGAGATGGCCGATCGCCTGACCATCCTGCGCCATGGCGAGGTGACGGAAGCCGGCGACACCGCGCGCACGCTGTCCGAGCAGCAGCATCCCTACACGCGCGAGTTGGCGCTGGCTTCCATGCACCTGCCGGCGCGGCCGAAACCGCATCTTGCCGGGTCGGCAAAGCCCTTGCTCGAAGTCGAAGGTGTCGGCCGTGACTATCCGGGCCGGCGCAAATCCCTGCTCCGGCCGGCGCAACCGATCCGCGCCGTCGACGATGTCTCGCTCACCATCGAGCCCGCGCAATCCGTGGCGCTCGTCGGCCGCTCCGGTTGCGGCAAGTCCACGCTTGCCCGCATGATCCTCGCCCTGGACAAGCCGACGGCGGGCACGATCCGCTTTCGCGGCGAAGCCATCACGGGTAAAGCGGAGGCCGAGCTGAAGCCGGCGCGGCGCGACATGCAGGTCGTGTTCCAGGATCCCTACGGCTCCTTCGATCCGCGTCAGAAGGTGGAGAAGCTGGTGGCCGAGCCGCTGCATCTTCTGGAAAAGCAGCCGACGCAGGCCGAGCGGCGCGAGATGGTCGCGCATGCGCTCGATGAAGTCGGGCTCGGTCCGCGCGACATGGACAAATATCCGCATGAATTCTCGGGCGGCCAGCGCCAGCGCCTATCGATCGCCCGCGCCATCATCACCCGCCCAAAGCTGGTGGTGGCCGACGAGCCGGTCTCGGCGCTCGATGTCTCGATCCGCGCCCAGATCCTCGACCTTTTCGCCGAGCTCAACCAGAAGCTCGGCATCGCCTATCTCTTCATCACCCATGACCTGACGGTCGCCCGCGCCATGGCGGACGAGGTGCTCGTCATGCATGAAGGCAGGATCGTCGAGCGCGGCAAGACCGCCGACGTGCTCGACCATCCCAGCTCGGAAGCGGCGCGAGCGCTGGTCGCGGCGGCGCCCGATCTTCACCGAGCCATCGCGCGACGCATGCAGGAACAGGGCTAA
- a CDS encoding TerB family tellurite resistance protein produces MAMALLDQIRSIFDGDPGVRKVADDPVLSAELLMLFRMILADGSVSESEMVVLRRICREAFGIPEASIDSVIEYLNDYGYETNGSQAIALFRDLDVERRKLLARHMAEIAKADSKLAESEVKLLRRTLDLLDISPVDLVKREE; encoded by the coding sequence ATGGCGATGGCGCTGCTCGACCAGATACGTTCGATCTTCGACGGTGACCCGGGCGTTCGCAAGGTGGCGGACGACCCGGTGCTGTCGGCGGAACTCTTGATGCTGTTTCGCATGATCCTGGCCGACGGTTCGGTTTCGGAGAGCGAGATGGTCGTCCTCCGCCGCATCTGCAGGGAAGCCTTCGGCATTCCCGAGGCCTCGATCGACAGCGTCATCGAATATCTCAACGATTATGGCTACGAGACCAACGGCTCGCAGGCGATCGCGCTGTTCCGCGATCTCGATGTCGAGCGCCGGAAACTGCTTGCGCGCCATATGGCCGAGATCGCCAAGGCCGATTCCAAATTGGCGGAGAGTGAGGTGAAGCTGCTGCGCCGCACGCTCGACTTGCTCGATATCAGCCCGGTCGATCTGGTGAAGCGGGAGGAATAG
- a CDS encoding ABC transporter permease — MTAYLVKRLIIAALTLVLASMVVFAVMEVLPGDPARLMLGLNASADQVELLRNQMGLNAPLLLRYLHWAGGLLSLDFGRSYTYSVPVIDLVRERIAVSLPLALIALALSTIIAIPVGVFSASRQGRAGDTLAMGAAQIGVAVPNFWFALMLIYLFAVWLRLVPAGGFPGWGAGVWTALKSLILPAVALALPQAAILGRVARSALIEVLNEDYIRTARAKGLPYRAVLWRHALRNAMIPVLTILGLQFAFLLAGTIIIENVFYLPGLGRLIFQAITQRDLIVVESIVMLLVAAVILINLLVDFSYAIVDPRLRGRQ; from the coding sequence ATGACCGCCTACCTCGTAAAGCGCCTCATCATCGCGGCCCTCACGCTGGTGCTGGCCTCGATGGTGGTGTTCGCGGTCATGGAGGTCCTGCCCGGTGACCCGGCGCGCCTGATGCTGGGCCTCAATGCCAGCGCCGACCAGGTGGAGTTGCTGCGCAACCAGATGGGGCTGAACGCGCCGCTGCTGCTGCGCTACCTGCACTGGGCAGGCGGCCTGCTCAGCCTCGATTTCGGCCGTTCCTACACCTATTCGGTGCCCGTCATCGACCTGGTGCGTGAACGCATCGCCGTCTCCCTGCCGCTGGCGCTGATTGCGCTGGCACTGTCGACCATCATCGCCATTCCGGTCGGCGTGTTCTCGGCCAGCCGCCAGGGCCGCGCGGGCGATACGCTGGCCATGGGCGCGGCCCAGATCGGCGTCGCGGTGCCGAATTTCTGGTTCGCGCTGATGTTGATCTACCTGTTTGCCGTCTGGCTGCGGCTCGTGCCGGCCGGCGGCTTCCCGGGTTGGGGTGCCGGTGTCTGGACGGCGTTGAAATCCCTGATCCTGCCGGCCGTGGCCCTCGCCTTGCCGCAGGCGGCGATCCTGGGGCGCGTCGCCCGCTCGGCGCTGATCGAGGTGCTCAACGAGGACTATATCCGCACCGCGCGCGCCAAGGGCCTGCCCTACCGCGCCGTGCTGTGGCGCCACGCGTTGCGCAACGCCATGATCCCGGTGCTCACCATCCTCGGCCTGCAATTCGCCTTCCTGCTTGCCGGCACCATAATCATCGAGAATGTCTTCTACCTGCCTGGCCTCGGCCGGCTGATCTTCCAGGCCATCACCCAGCGCGACCTGATCGTGGTCGAGAGCATTGTCATGCTTCTGGTCGCCGCCGTGATCCTGATCAACCTCCTCGTCGATTTCTCCTACGCCATCGTCGACCCGCGCCTCAGAGGCCGGCAATGA
- a CDS encoding TSUP family transporter, translating to MIDLTLQTVLILIAAAFAAGFVDSIAGGGGLITIPALLLAGFSPVAALGTNKLQGMFGSGSATIHYAANGQVDLRRQLPSALLALAGGAVGALLATVVPGDFLRALLPLLLIAIALYFALKPNMDDVDRAERLSPFLFGLIIPPLVGFYDGVFGPGAGSFYMLAFVTLAGYGVLKATAHTKLLNFASNIGGFVVFAAVGVIDWKIGLMMGAAQFIGARVGASLAIRIGARLIKPLLVVVCLALAVKLLADPANPLRQLIGV from the coding sequence ATGATCGATCTTACCCTGCAGACCGTCCTCATCCTGATTGCTGCCGCCTTTGCTGCCGGCTTCGTCGACTCAATCGCCGGCGGCGGCGGGCTGATCACCATCCCGGCGCTGCTGCTCGCCGGCTTTTCGCCGGTCGCAGCCCTCGGCACCAACAAATTGCAAGGCATGTTCGGTTCCGGTTCGGCCACCATCCATTATGCTGCCAACGGTCAGGTTGACCTGCGCCGCCAGCTGCCGTCGGCGCTGCTGGCGCTTGCCGGCGGCGCGGTCGGCGCTCTTTTGGCAACGGTCGTGCCCGGCGATTTCCTGCGCGCCCTGCTCCCGCTGCTCCTGATCGCCATCGCGCTCTACTTCGCGCTGAAGCCGAACATGGACGACGTCGACCGCGCCGAACGGCTGTCGCCCTTCCTGTTCGGGCTGATCATCCCGCCGCTGGTCGGCTTCTACGACGGCGTCTTCGGCCCCGGCGCCGGCTCCTTCTACATGCTCGCCTTCGTCACGCTTGCCGGCTATGGCGTGCTCAAGGCGACGGCGCACACCAAGCTGCTCAATTTCGCCTCCAACATCGGCGGCTTCGTCGTCTTCGCCGCCGTCGGCGTCATCGACTGGAAAATCGGCCTGATGATGGGCGCAGCACAATTCATCGGCGCCCGCGTCGGCGCGAGCCTTGCCATCCGCATCGGTGCCCGGCTGATCAAGCCGCTGCTCGTCGTGGTCTGCCTGGCCCTAGCGGTCAAGTTGTTAGCCGATCCCGCCAATCCGCTGCGCCAGCTCATTGGTGTATGA
- a CDS encoding cobyric acid synthase — protein sequence MAKAIMLQGTGSDVGKTVLVAGLCRAAKNRGLKVRPFKPQNMSNNAAVADIPGEVGEGEIGRGQWLQALACGVRPTVHMNPVLIKPQSDIGSQVVVQGKVFGEARARDYQAMKAGLMDAVLDSWAKVGEGADLVIVEGAGSPAEINLRSRDIANMGFATRANVPVILVGDIDRGGVIASVAGTHLILPEEDRRMIAGYLINKFRGDVSLFDDGIKAIEKFTGWRCFGVVPWLKAAGRLPSEDSVVLERLASGGKRALKVAVPMLARIANFDDLDPLKAEPQVEVVFVPPGKRLPEDAGLVVIPGSKSTIGDLIKFRENGWDRDLLAHRKRGGHVVGICGGYQMLGRMVRDPEGIEGSVTEAEGLGLLNIETVMEPEKTVRNSSAQSVQFGLPLEGYEIHLGRTTGPDTARPSTILNGAEDGAVSADGKVIGTYLHGLFSADAFRAAYLESLGVKGGGIDYRAEVEKALDEVAAELERHLDCDAIFGLAR from the coding sequence ATGGCAAAAGCGATCATGCTGCAGGGCACCGGCTCCGATGTCGGCAAGACCGTGCTAGTAGCGGGGCTTTGCCGGGCCGCGAAGAATCGCGGCCTGAAGGTCCGGCCGTTCAAGCCGCAGAACATGTCGAACAATGCCGCCGTGGCCGACATTCCCGGCGAGGTCGGCGAAGGTGAGATCGGCCGCGGGCAATGGTTGCAGGCGCTGGCCTGCGGGGTGAGGCCGACCGTGCACATGAACCCTGTGCTGATCAAGCCGCAGAGCGATATCGGCTCGCAGGTGGTGGTGCAGGGCAAGGTTTTTGGCGAGGCGCGGGCGCGCGACTACCAGGCGATGAAAGCCGGACTGATGGACGCGGTGCTGGATTCCTGGGCCAAGGTCGGCGAGGGCGCCGACCTGGTCATTGTCGAGGGCGCGGGCTCGCCGGCCGAGATCAATCTCCGCAGTCGCGACATCGCCAATATGGGTTTTGCGACTCGCGCCAATGTGCCGGTGATCCTGGTCGGCGACATCGATCGTGGCGGCGTCATCGCCTCGGTCGCCGGCACGCATCTCATCCTGCCGGAGGAAGACCGGCGCATGATCGCCGGCTATCTCATCAACAAGTTCCGCGGCGATGTCTCGCTGTTCGACGACGGCATCAAGGCGATCGAGAAATTCACCGGCTGGCGCTGCTTCGGCGTCGTGCCCTGGCTGAAGGCAGCCGGCCGATTGCCCTCCGAGGATTCCGTGGTGCTCGAGCGCCTCGCGTCCGGCGGGAAGCGGGCGCTGAAGGTGGCCGTGCCGATGCTGGCGCGCATCGCCAATTTCGACGATCTCGATCCGCTGAAGGCCGAGCCGCAGGTCGAGGTGGTGTTCGTGCCACCCGGCAAAAGGCTGCCGGAGGATGCCGGGCTGGTCGTCATTCCCGGCTCCAAATCGACCATCGGCGATCTCATCAAATTCCGAGAAAATGGCTGGGATCGCGACCTTCTCGCCCACCGCAAGCGCGGCGGCCATGTCGTCGGCATCTGCGGCGGCTATCAGATGCTCGGTCGCATGGTGCGCGATCCCGAAGGTATCGAAGGCAGCGTGACCGAGGCGGAGGGCCTCGGCCTGCTCAACATCGAAACGGTGATGGAACCGGAAAAGACCGTGCGCAATTCAAGCGCCCAGTCGGTGCAGTTCGGCCTGCCGCTCGAGGGCTATGAAATCCATCTCGGCCGCACCACCGGCCCGGACACGGCGCGGCCGTCGACGATCCTCAACGGCGCCGAGGACGGCGCGGTCTCCGCCGACGGCAAGGTGATCGGCACCTATCTGCACGGGCTGTTTTCCGCCGACGCCTTTCGCGCCGCCTATCTGGAGAGTCTTGGCGTCAAAGGCGGCGGCATCGACTATCGCGCCGAGGTCGAGAAGGCGCTGGACGAGGTCGCAGCCGAGCTGGAACGACATCTCGACTGTGACGCGATCTTTGGCCTGGCGCGATAG